From Chloroflexota bacterium, one genomic window encodes:
- a CDS encoding TlyA family RNA methyltransferase: MTKRRLDVLTFERGLAESREQAHRLVLAGAVLVDGKVVDKPGTRVPEAAEITLVESLPYVSRGGLKLAAALDKFDINVTGLVAADIGASTGGFTDCLLQRGAAKVYAIDVGYGQLAWKLRRDPRVVVMERVNARYLEALPEPVDLVTIDVSFISLRLILPVAMCLLGPAGQVIALIKPQFEAGRRQVGKGGVVRDPAVHRAVLEGLLSWAIEQGFVLQGLIPSPVLGPAGNQEFLVHLARVGESRDPRALVAGCLGGEEKQPTTSPC; the protein is encoded by the coding sequence ATGACGAAGCGACGTCTGGATGTGCTGACCTTCGAGCGAGGATTGGCGGAGAGCCGCGAACAAGCCCATCGCCTGGTGCTGGCCGGGGCGGTACTCGTGGACGGCAAGGTGGTGGATAAACCTGGGACCCGCGTGCCCGAGGCAGCAGAGATCACCCTCGTGGAGTCTTTGCCCTATGTCAGCCGGGGTGGGCTTAAATTAGCGGCTGCCCTGGACAAATTTGACATAAATGTCACAGGCTTGGTGGCTGCCGATATCGGTGCATCCACCGGCGGCTTCACCGATTGCCTTCTGCAGCGGGGCGCGGCCAAAGTCTACGCCATTGACGTTGGGTACGGGCAACTCGCCTGGAAATTGCGGCGTGACCCCCGCGTCGTGGTGATGGAGCGTGTTAATGCCCGCTATCTCGAAGCCCTGCCGGAGCCGGTGGACTTAGTGACCATAGATGTATCTTTCATCTCGCTGCGGCTCATCCTGCCAGTAGCCATGTGTCTGCTCGGGCCCGCGGGACAAGTCATCGCCCTGATCAAGCCCCAATTTGAAGCCGGGCGCCGGCAGGTGGGCAAGGGGGGCGTAGTGCGTGATCCAGCAGTGCACCGGGCAGTGCTCGAAGGACTACTTTCGTGGGCCATAGAGCAGGGGTTTGTTTTGCAAGGGCTCATCCCTTCGCCTGTCCTGGGCCCGGCGGGGAACCAGGAGTTCTTAGTTCACCTCGCGCGGGTGGGGGAGAGCCGTGACCCGAGGGCGCTTGTGGCGGGCTGTCTGGGTGGTGAGGAAAAACAGCCGACCACTTCACCTTGCTGA
- a CDS encoding decaprenyl-phosphate phosphoribosyltransferase — MLKALLKTMRPTQWPKNIFIAAALVFDQKMFIPSLLLKTIGGMILFCGVSSAVYIINDLADVEKDRQHPAKRLRPLASGQLDPRVALAAALVLALACIPTSFVLDRHFGIIVLAYFISLVLYSFWFKNIVILDVMTVAAGFVLRVAAGVVIVKAERFSPWMYLCMGFLALLISVGKRREELILLQENANEHRKTFDEYNLRLLEDMLGLVTTAAAVSWSFYTFSAPNLPANHSMMLTIPFVVYGLFRYLYLIHVKQEGGAPEELIFKDKPLLLDVILWGLVVVAVMYIR; from the coding sequence ATGTTGAAAGCATTGCTTAAGACCATGCGGCCCACTCAGTGGCCGAAGAACATCTTCATTGCCGCTGCCCTGGTTTTTGATCAGAAGATGTTTATTCCGTCTTTGCTTCTGAAGACCATTGGCGGCATGATCCTATTCTGCGGGGTCAGCAGTGCCGTTTATATCATCAACGACCTTGCGGACGTCGAAAAAGACCGGCAACATCCCGCGAAGAGGCTTCGTCCACTGGCCTCCGGGCAATTGGACCCCAGGGTGGCTCTCGCTGCGGCTCTCGTTCTGGCCCTGGCCTGCATTCCAACCAGTTTCGTGCTGGACAGACATTTCGGGATCATCGTGCTCGCTTATTTCATCAGCCTCGTGCTCTATTCATTCTGGTTCAAAAACATCGTGATCTTGGATGTGATGACCGTGGCCGCAGGATTTGTGCTGCGGGTGGCAGCAGGCGTGGTGATCGTGAAAGCGGAACGCTTTTCACCCTGGATGTATCTCTGCATGGGCTTTCTGGCGCTGCTCATTTCCGTCGGCAAGCGCCGCGAGGAACTGATCCTACTTCAAGAAAACGCCAACGAACACCGCAAGACATTTGATGAATATAACCTGCGCTTGCTGGAAGACATGCTTGGCTTGGTCACCACTGCTGCCGCGGTATCGTGGTCATTCTACACCTTCTCAGCACCCAATCTGCCGGCCAACCACTCCATGATGCTGACGATCCCCTTCGTCGTATACGGACTTTTCCGCTACCTATATTTGATTCACGTCAAACAAGAGGGCGGCGCGCCTGAGGAATTGATCTTCAAGGACAAGCCGCTCTTGCTCGATGTGATTCTGTGGGGATTGGTAGTCGTCGCTGTGATGTACATTCGGTAA
- a CDS encoding thermonuclease family protein — protein sequence MQVKTLGLLTCMLAVVLLLPSACASQSTPTPTPEPQIQLVRVVDGDTIIVNIDGREYTVRYLGIDAPALDAPFGEEARRINAELLGQRTIRLESDVSDTDKEGRLLRYVWAGGLMVNAELVQRGYARVNPRPPDIKYEKELFQRQTWANSAKRGIWKIPGSGSVSEWRGVYIGMPADDVLAIHPKSEAIGEPEVLGTDAEGFIVKWTYPGAFLILTRWKKDGVECYRVKEIHLVP from the coding sequence ATGCAAGTAAAGACTTTAGGGCTATTGACTTGTATGCTGGCTGTAGTTTTGCTACTACCGAGCGCGTGCGCCTCCCAATCGACGCCGACTCCAACTCCTGAGCCGCAAATACAGCTGGTGCGGGTAGTCGACGGTGATACGATAATAGTGAACATTGATGGTCGCGAGTATACCGTGCGCTACCTGGGCATCGATGCGCCAGCGCTGGATGCGCCATTTGGTGAAGAGGCCAGGCGCATTAATGCCGAGTTACTTGGACAGAGAACTATTCGCCTCGAAAGCGACGTCAGCGATACGGACAAGGAAGGACGACTGCTGCGCTATGTTTGGGCGGGTGGACTCATGGTCAATGCTGAACTGGTACAGCGAGGCTATGCACGAGTAAACCCACGTCCGCCGGATATTAAATACGAGAAGGAACTGTTTCAACGGCAAACCTGGGCGAACTCTGCGAAGCGCGGTATCTGGAAGATCCCCGGAAGTGGGTCGGTCAGCGAATGGCGGGGGGTATATATTGGCATGCCTGCTGACGATGTGCTAGCAATTCATCCCAAGAGTGAGGCAATAGGCGAACCGGAGGTGTTAGGCACTGACGCAGAGGGGTTTATTGTAAAATGGACTTACCCAGGTGCTTTTCTAATCCTCACTAGATGGAAAAAAGATGGGGTGGAGTGCTATCGTGTAAAAGAAATTCATTTGGTGCCATAG
- a CDS encoding PH domain-containing protein yields the protein MNGPEPVIGFNVKPEMLEEIKTKILDEHEQLLGVFTAQPRADRGGYKSLLRGRLVITDKRVIVWARGLGGGTEAFLYNDILSVEGSKGLVLGKVTLNLGGAKEIIDSMPNPEVDIAVKMIREQIQLARTQSQLEQVSDDIPAQIEKLAKLRDAGILTEEEFSAKKAELLARM from the coding sequence ATGAATGGGCCAGAGCCCGTTATCGGTTTCAACGTGAAGCCGGAAATGTTAGAAGAAATAAAGACGAAAATACTTGATGAGCACGAGCAGCTGCTCGGAGTGTTCACGGCCCAGCCGCGCGCTGACCGAGGGGGCTACAAAAGCCTTCTCCGGGGTCGCCTGGTAATTACTGACAAGCGCGTGATTGTGTGGGCACGCGGTCTCGGCGGAGGCACAGAAGCCTTTTTGTACAATGACATTCTCAGCGTAGAGGGAAGCAAGGGGCTTGTGCTGGGCAAGGTCACCCTTAACCTTGGAGGAGCGAAGGAAATAATTGACAGTATGCCGAATCCGGAGGTTGATATTGCGGTCAAGATGATACGAGAGCAGATTCAGCTTGCTAGAACGCAAAGCCAATTGGAACAAGTCAGTGATGATATTCCAGCCCAAATTGAAAAACTGGCCAAATTGCGTGACGCTGGAATTCTCACAGAGGAAGAATTCAGTGCAAAGAAGGCTGAGCTGCTGGCCAGAATGTAG
- a CDS encoding TMEM165/GDT1 family protein, which produces MDWKVLLSTFTVLFLAELGDKTQLAVISLTCQHQKPLAVFLGATLALATVTLVGVVGGQAVAQIVPEESMRRIAAAAFVILGLLMWFKIL; this is translated from the coding sequence TTGGATTGGAAAGTACTGCTCTCGACGTTCACAGTGCTTTTTTTAGCCGAGTTGGGAGATAAGACCCAACTGGCGGTCATCTCCCTCACTTGTCAACACCAGAAGCCGCTGGCTGTGTTTTTGGGGGCTACACTAGCCCTGGCGACAGTAACTCTCGTCGGTGTGGTGGGCGGTCAAGCGGTGGCCCAAATCGTGCCAGAGGAGAGTATGAGGCGCATCGCTGCGGCGGCGTTCGTAATACTCGGATTGCTTATGTGGTTCAAGATACTCTGA